One part of the Xanthocytophaga agilis genome encodes these proteins:
- a CDS encoding TPM domain-containing protein encodes MKSTFLLFGVLLLTITSFAQEQFIPPRPEHFTPVVDSVNVLTPEQESDLTQKIKRFEDSTGTQIGVVLLSSLKGYDVESYAFQWFKKWQYGQNKNNNGVLLLAAINDRKVHIETGYGLEGVIPDALAKRIIEEHIKPNFKAINYHQGVDEAVDEMIKLASGETYTKESEEPVEWYWYLIVIVCFILLPFTLVILVIIWIVKAINKRTGGTTYTGKGVNKNSNNLGSTSTYSDSTDTTKRKYSDYSDYSDYSDKSSYSDYSDYSDSSGGSSGGGGASGDW; translated from the coding sequence ATGAAAAGTACTTTTCTACTCTTTGGAGTATTATTACTAACTATTACTTCTTTTGCTCAGGAACAGTTTATTCCTCCTCGTCCTGAACATTTTACCCCTGTAGTAGACTCTGTCAATGTACTCACCCCCGAACAGGAGTCTGATCTGACACAAAAGATTAAGCGATTTGAGGACAGCACAGGCACACAGATTGGAGTGGTATTACTGTCTTCTTTAAAAGGATATGATGTAGAAAGTTATGCTTTCCAGTGGTTTAAAAAATGGCAATATGGCCAAAACAAGAATAACAATGGGGTATTATTACTGGCAGCTATCAATGATCGGAAAGTTCATATTGAAACAGGCTATGGTTTGGAAGGTGTCATTCCGGATGCTCTCGCCAAGCGAATTATTGAAGAACATATCAAGCCTAATTTCAAAGCAATCAACTACCATCAGGGTGTTGACGAGGCTGTTGATGAGATGATTAAACTAGCCAGTGGCGAGACTTACACCAAAGAATCAGAGGAACCTGTGGAATGGTATTGGTATCTGATAGTCATTGTCTGCTTTATTCTCTTACCTTTTACACTTGTTATTTTAGTCATCATCTGGATTGTCAAGGCGATCAACAAGAGAACTGGAGGAACGACCTATACAGGCAAAGGGGTCAATAAGAACTCGAACAATCTGGGGTCTACCAGTACCTATTCAGATAGCACAGATACTACCAAACGAAAATACAGTGACTATTCAGATTATTCAGACTACTCAGATAAGAGTAGCTACAGTGATTATTCAGATTATAGTGATAGTAGTGGTGGCAGTTCGGGTGGTGGTGGAGCTAGCGGTGACTGGTAA
- a CDS encoding NCS2 family permease produces the protein MLEKYFSLHTNQTTVRTEILAGISTFLATMYIIVVNPAILSQTGMSFSGVLTATVLLSFFCSLMMGLYAKNPIVVAPGMGLNAFFTFTAVKGMGISYQTALGAVFWAGIIFLLLSIFNIRTYIVAAIPKQLRYAISAGIGLFITFIGFVNAKFIVANPATLVGIGDITKPDQIIFIVGLLITAILVIKRMTGGIIIGILSTTLLAISIGRIWGSTPIVNWNGAFSSPDFSLLLQLDIAGSMQLSLLPVIFAFVFTDLFDSLSTFVGVAEAANLQDEAGEPRNVKQSLLTDAVATTLGGLLGTSPGTAYIESAVGVEQGGRTGLTAVTAGLLFLPFMFFSPLLSVIPAIATAPALILVGVFMMKPVTQIHWSELDDAIPAFLAMVLVPLTYSITQGIIWGFLSWTIIKLVLGKTKEVSIALILIDIAAIVALVLEHL, from the coding sequence ATGCTTGAAAAATACTTCTCTCTACACACAAACCAAACCACTGTACGAACCGAAATTCTGGCTGGAATCTCAACGTTTCTAGCTACCATGTATATTATTGTAGTAAATCCAGCCATTCTGAGCCAGACAGGAATGTCCTTTTCGGGAGTGCTTACTGCTACTGTTCTATTATCATTCTTTTGCAGCCTCATGATGGGTTTGTATGCTAAAAACCCTATTGTAGTAGCACCAGGTATGGGCCTGAATGCCTTTTTCACGTTCACTGCTGTGAAGGGAATGGGTATTTCCTATCAGACTGCATTAGGGGCTGTATTCTGGGCTGGAATAATTTTTCTTTTACTCTCTATCTTTAATATCCGAACATATATTGTAGCTGCCATACCCAAGCAATTACGTTATGCTATCTCTGCAGGTATCGGATTGTTTATCACTTTTATTGGCTTTGTCAATGCAAAGTTTATTGTGGCTAATCCTGCTACGCTCGTAGGTATCGGGGATATCACTAAACCAGATCAGATTATTTTCATTGTTGGCCTTCTTATTACAGCCATTCTGGTGATTAAGCGGATGACTGGGGGCATTATTATAGGGATATTGTCAACTACTTTGCTAGCTATATCTATTGGTAGAATTTGGGGTAGCACACCTATTGTGAACTGGAATGGTGCTTTCTCTTCACCAGATTTTAGTTTGTTATTACAACTTGATATAGCAGGTTCAATGCAGTTAAGTTTACTACCTGTTATCTTTGCCTTTGTCTTTACAGACCTGTTTGATAGCCTATCTACCTTTGTGGGAGTTGCCGAGGCTGCCAACCTTCAGGATGAAGCAGGTGAACCCCGCAATGTAAAACAATCTCTATTAACGGATGCTGTGGCTACTACATTGGGTGGCTTATTGGGTACAAGTCCTGGAACTGCCTATATTGAGTCGGCGGTTGGAGTAGAGCAGGGAGGACGTACTGGTTTGACAGCTGTGACAGCTGGCCTTTTGTTTCTGCCTTTTATGTTCTTTTCGCCTTTACTCTCTGTTATTCCCGCTATTGCTACAGCACCCGCTTTGATTCTGGTTGGAGTGTTTATGATGAAGCCTGTTACTCAGATTCACTGGAGCGAGTTGGATGATGCTATTCCTGCTTTTCTGGCTATGGTGCTGGTGCCACTTACCTATTCCATTACACAGGGAATTATCTGGGGTTTTCTGAGCTGGACCATTATTAAGTTAGTTTTAGGTAAAACCAAAGAAGTATCCATTGCCTTGATTCTGATTGATATAGCTGCTATAGTGGCATTGGTGTTAGAACATTTGTAG
- a CDS encoding YdcF family protein has protein sequence MLQPIELLTRTLCDTTPTHPAEIAFLFGQTVDNQESVLKQAESLLKQRKTQQVSFLQSPALSGYPGFESWKGILLTKGISESQITGIPFDNLTMIHTRIEAEALIRYAKQQNIQTIYILAAPFHQLRAFMTAVTLAVELYPTVKLYSMSGTPLDWQQNVAHSQGQVLGSRSQLIAGELERIEKYIQKGDLGTYQLVLDYLNQRDRIV, from the coding sequence ATGCTTCAACCTATTGAATTATTAACCCGAACACTTTGCGACACCACGCCTACACACCCAGCAGAAATTGCTTTTTTATTTGGCCAGACAGTAGACAATCAGGAATCTGTTCTCAAACAAGCAGAATCATTACTCAAACAACGCAAAACCCAACAAGTAAGCTTCCTGCAATCGCCTGCACTAAGTGGATATCCGGGTTTTGAAAGCTGGAAAGGTATATTGCTCACAAAAGGTATATCTGAATCCCAGATCACAGGAATTCCTTTTGATAACCTGACAATGATTCATACACGAATTGAAGCAGAAGCACTCATACGTTATGCTAAACAACAGAATATTCAAACCATCTATATTCTTGCAGCTCCGTTTCATCAGTTACGGGCATTTATGACAGCGGTAACACTGGCAGTTGAACTGTATCCAACTGTAAAGCTGTATAGCATGTCTGGCACTCCATTAGACTGGCAGCAAAATGTAGCTCATTCTCAGGGACAGGTACTAGGTTCTCGTAGTCAATTAATTGCAGGTGAACTGGAACGAATTGAAAAATATATCCAGAAAGGTGATTTAGGAACCTATCAACTAGTTTTAGATTATCTGAACCAGCGAGATAGAATAGTATAA
- a CDS encoding 5'-methylthioadenosine/adenosylhomocysteine nucleosidase yields the protein MKNIYLVCIAFLLVVHKPFAQTSQTQNITAVLGAFDEEVRILQESLKDKKEQKVEGIRFVTGILNGRKVVVAETGIGKINAALTTSLLIHTFHPKEIVFTGIAGGVNPDLMPGDIVIAQSIAYHDFSTILHNREPSRQTRNPITKELNPEYFPADSVLLLKAQKASRTARFEKIALTNRAPQVVVGRIVTGDIFVSSSEKVQQLRRDFNAEATEMEGAAVAQVCWQLKVPCLVIRSLSDKADENARGDMMTFYKTAAKNSAALVTEIAGLIK from the coding sequence ATGAAAAACATTTATCTGGTTTGTATTGCCTTTCTGCTTGTTGTACATAAACCTTTTGCACAAACTTCCCAAACCCAGAATATCACAGCTGTATTAGGAGCTTTTGATGAAGAAGTACGTATTCTTCAAGAGTCATTGAAAGACAAGAAAGAGCAGAAAGTAGAAGGAATCCGATTCGTAACTGGTATACTCAATGGCCGAAAAGTTGTAGTTGCAGAAACAGGTATTGGCAAGATCAATGCGGCTCTGACGACTTCTTTGCTAATACATACTTTTCATCCTAAAGAAATTGTATTCACAGGAATTGCAGGTGGCGTAAATCCCGATCTGATGCCAGGAGATATTGTTATTGCTCAGAGTATTGCTTATCATGACTTTAGTACAATCCTGCACAATCGGGAGCCTAGCCGTCAGACTCGTAATCCTATTACCAAAGAACTGAACCCAGAGTATTTTCCTGCTGATTCTGTATTGTTGCTAAAAGCGCAGAAAGCATCCCGGACAGCTCGTTTTGAAAAAATCGCGTTGACGAACAGAGCTCCACAGGTAGTAGTGGGTCGCATTGTGACAGGAGACATTTTTGTGTCTTCCTCGGAGAAAGTACAACAGCTACGTCGTGATTTTAATGCAGAAGCAACAGAGATGGAAGGGGCTGCTGTGGCACAGGTTTGCTGGCAGTTAAAAGTCCCTTGTCTGGTTATTCGCAGTCTGAGTGATAAAGCTGACGAAAATGCTCGCGGGGATATGATGACATTTTATAAAACCGCAGCTAAAAATTCAGCTGCTCTGGTAACAGAAATTGCCGGGTTGATAAAATAA
- a CDS encoding TPM domain-containing protein, translated as MALLSFLSSKEERLLINTIQKAESQTSGEIRVHIEPGTPDADPFQRALEIFARLEMHKTKQRNGVLFYIATDTHKFAIVADSGINRVVPENFWEEIKDTMRTRFKQHQYLKGLEEGITQTGEYLKKYFPSSGYDTNELDDSISTSS; from the coding sequence ATGGCACTTTTATCGTTTCTAAGTTCCAAAGAAGAAAGACTGCTGATCAATACCATTCAAAAGGCAGAAAGCCAAACATCTGGAGAGATTCGTGTACATATAGAACCGGGGACTCCAGATGCAGATCCGTTTCAACGAGCATTGGAAATATTTGCTAGACTGGAAATGCATAAGACCAAACAACGCAATGGCGTGTTGTTTTACATTGCCACAGATACTCACAAATTTGCCATTGTAGCAGATTCAGGAATCAATCGGGTAGTGCCTGAAAACTTTTGGGAGGAAATAAAGGATACTATGCGAACCCGTTTTAAACAACATCAATATCTGAAAGGCCTGGAGGAAGGCATTACTCAAACTGGAGAATATCTCAAAAAATATTTCCCTTCTTCGGGATATGATACTAATGAATTAGATGATTCTATTTCAACATCCAGTTAA
- a CDS encoding agmatine deiminase family protein translates to MTPAQLGYYFPAEWAKHAATWLSWPHKEASWPGKIQSIYPIYAQFVKALTEGEQVCINVSTPSMQAEAEEWLLQIGTDLSKVSFFLHPTNDAWCRDHGPAFLLSQDAQWKKVVVKWKYNAWGEKYPPHDLDNLIPYRIAEVRKLPVFQPGIVMEGGSVEFNGKGTVLTTIACLLNKNRNPHLTQAEIEQYLRDYYGVSNILWLGDGIVGDDTDGHIDDITRFVNEDTVVTVVEHDKADDNYEPLQENLKTLQTMRLENGKPLNVIELPMPSAVIYEDQRLPASYANFYIGNAAVVVPTYRDANDDKALDILTKCFPDRKVIGLDSTDIIWGLGSFHCLSQQEPL, encoded by the coding sequence ATGACTCCGGCACAATTAGGATATTATTTTCCTGCCGAATGGGCAAAACATGCTGCAACATGGCTTAGTTGGCCACACAAAGAGGCTTCCTGGCCTGGTAAGATCCAAAGTATTTACCCTATATATGCACAGTTTGTGAAAGCACTCACAGAAGGTGAGCAGGTGTGTATAAATGTCAGTACACCTTCTATGCAGGCTGAAGCAGAAGAATGGCTTTTACAGATAGGAACAGATTTATCAAAGGTGAGTTTCTTTTTACACCCTACCAATGATGCATGGTGTCGGGACCATGGTCCAGCATTTCTGCTTAGTCAGGATGCACAATGGAAAAAAGTGGTAGTGAAATGGAAATACAATGCCTGGGGAGAAAAATACCCTCCGCATGATCTGGATAACCTGATTCCCTATCGTATTGCTGAAGTCCGTAAATTACCTGTATTTCAGCCTGGCATTGTTATGGAAGGAGGTTCTGTAGAATTCAATGGAAAAGGGACTGTTCTGACAACAATAGCTTGTTTGTTGAACAAAAACAGGAATCCGCATCTGACACAGGCTGAGATTGAACAATATTTGCGTGATTATTATGGCGTCTCTAATATACTCTGGCTGGGAGACGGCATTGTTGGGGATGATACAGATGGACACATTGATGATATCACGCGATTTGTAAACGAAGATACTGTTGTGACAGTAGTAGAGCATGATAAAGCTGATGACAATTACGAACCGTTACAGGAAAATCTGAAAACACTTCAGACCATGCGGCTTGAAAATGGTAAGCCTTTGAATGTGATTGAGTTACCTATGCCATCAGCCGTTATTTATGAAGATCAACGGTTACCAGCTTCGTATGCCAATTTTTATATTGGGAACGCAGCTGTGGTTGTACCTACTTACCGTGATGCAAATGATGACAAGGCTTTGGATATTCTGACAAAATGTTTCCCTGACCGAAAAGTTATAGGTTTGGATTCTACAGATATTATTTGGGGGCTAGGAAGTTTTCATTGTTTAAGTCAGCAGGAGCCACTTTAG
- a CDS encoding cation diffusion facilitator family transporter translates to MTGESKLPIYGALAANVGIAGVKFVAAYFSGSSAMLSEGIHSLVDSGNELLLLLGISRSKKPADQNHPFGHGKEMYFWTLIVSILVFALGGGMSFYEGISHLEHPEPLRDPFWNYIVLGGAIVFEGGSLWIAVHRFLQIKGNGRFWQELRKSKDPSLFAVIYEDTAAILGLLIAFAGVFLGHYFQNPKLDGMASILIGVVLAIVAIVMVIESRKLLIGESAQTYIVEGVYKLVIEDKDVAALRYPLTMHMAPNEILLVLDAEFRHDLNGEELPKVISRLEHTIREKFPDITKIYVEAKLFSGKEAQKVAKDKVLNA, encoded by the coding sequence ATGACAGGAGAATCTAAGTTGCCTATTTACGGAGCTTTAGCTGCCAATGTAGGTATTGCCGGAGTAAAATTTGTGGCAGCCTACTTTAGTGGAAGTTCCGCCATGCTTTCTGAAGGAATTCACAGTTTGGTAGATTCCGGAAATGAGTTATTACTCTTATTAGGTATTAGTCGAAGTAAGAAACCTGCCGATCAGAACCATCCTTTTGGACATGGGAAAGAAATGTATTTCTGGACATTGATTGTATCCATATTGGTTTTTGCATTGGGTGGTGGAATGTCTTTCTATGAAGGAATTAGTCATCTGGAACATCCGGAACCACTTAGAGATCCTTTCTGGAATTATATAGTGTTGGGAGGAGCTATTGTGTTTGAAGGAGGTTCGCTCTGGATTGCTGTACATCGGTTTTTACAGATCAAAGGCAATGGACGATTCTGGCAAGAACTGCGTAAAAGTAAAGATCCATCATTATTTGCAGTGATTTATGAAGATACTGCTGCTATACTAGGCTTGCTTATTGCGTTTGCCGGAGTCTTTCTGGGACATTATTTTCAAAACCCAAAACTGGATGGTATGGCTTCTATTCTTATCGGTGTTGTACTGGCTATAGTAGCCATTGTAATGGTGATAGAAAGTCGTAAGTTATTGATTGGAGAAAGTGCTCAGACCTATATTGTAGAAGGAGTATACAAATTGGTTATAGAAGACAAAGATGTGGCTGCCTTGCGGTATCCGTTGACTATGCACATGGCTCCCAACGAAATCTTACTGGTATTAGATGCCGAATTCAGACATGATCTGAATGGAGAAGAACTACCCAAAGTTATTTCAAGGCTGGAACATACTATTCGGGAGAAGTTTCCTGACATCACAAAAATCTATGTTGAAGCGAAACTCTTTTCTGGAAAGGAAGCTCAAAAAGTTGCCAAAGATAAGGTTCTTAATGCCTGA
- a CDS encoding MFS transporter — translation MIKTSETALSSRSVNAVVLVAALGYFVDIYDLLLFGIVRVPSLLSLGYEKGSPLLTEKGEFLINMQMLGMLIGGILWGIIGDKRGRLSVLFGSIFLYSIANIANGMVNSVEAYATWRFIAGVGLAGELGAGITLVAEVMPKEKRGIGTMIVASVGLTGAVVANLIYKLSGDWRMCYYIGGGLGLALLLLRIGVSESGMFKTAQTENVSKGNFLALFSNRKRLSKYLRCILIGLPTWFVIGVLVTFSPEFAKALGIEGEVKGGDAIMYAYTGIVLGDLATGALSQVLKSRLRVMYIFLTLSAITIILYLNAYGVSVATLYLLCGVLGFVTGFWVIFVTMSAEQFGTNLRATVTTTTPNFVRGALPLIIIFFNFCKDKLSYMGPDAARINAGLLVGGVIILISGLALRGLKETFHEDLNYVEQL, via the coding sequence ATGATAAAAACATCTGAAACCGCTCTTTCCTCCCGTTCCGTCAATGCTGTTGTACTGGTTGCTGCACTGGGTTATTTCGTAGATATTTATGATTTATTGTTATTTGGTATTGTAAGAGTACCAAGCCTGTTGTCTCTCGGTTATGAAAAAGGTTCTCCCCTTCTCACAGAAAAAGGAGAGTTCCTGATCAATATGCAGATGTTGGGAATGCTTATTGGCGGTATTTTATGGGGAATAATAGGTGATAAACGAGGCAGATTATCTGTATTGTTTGGATCTATCTTTTTATATTCCATTGCTAATATTGCCAATGGTATGGTAAATAGTGTAGAAGCCTATGCAACCTGGCGGTTTATAGCAGGTGTCGGACTGGCAGGTGAACTGGGAGCAGGTATTACACTGGTAGCAGAGGTGATGCCCAAAGAAAAACGGGGTATCGGAACGATGATTGTGGCCTCAGTAGGTTTAACAGGTGCCGTAGTAGCTAATCTTATTTATAAACTCTCTGGCGACTGGAGAATGTGTTATTATATAGGAGGAGGATTAGGATTGGCCTTGTTATTACTTCGCATTGGTGTAAGTGAATCCGGAATGTTCAAAACAGCACAAACGGAAAATGTGTCAAAAGGCAATTTCCTGGCTCTCTTCAGCAATAGAAAACGACTCTCCAAATACCTCCGTTGCATTTTGATAGGTCTTCCTACCTGGTTTGTTATTGGTGTGTTGGTGACATTCTCTCCTGAATTTGCCAAAGCTCTTGGCATTGAAGGTGAAGTAAAAGGTGGTGATGCAATTATGTATGCCTATACAGGAATTGTATTAGGAGATCTGGCTACAGGTGCTTTAAGTCAGGTACTGAAAAGTCGCCTACGGGTCATGTATATCTTTCTTACTCTCAGTGCTATTACTATCATTCTCTATCTGAATGCCTATGGTGTTTCTGTTGCGACACTCTATTTATTGTGTGGCGTACTGGGATTTGTAACAGGTTTCTGGGTGATTTTTGTAACAATGTCTGCCGAACAGTTTGGCACCAATCTGCGGGCTACGGTGACAACAACTACTCCAAACTTTGTTCGTGGTGCACTTCCCCTCATTATTATCTTCTTTAACTTTTGTAAAGATAAACTGTCTTATATGGGGCCGGATGCTGCCCGTATCAATGCAGGTCTCCTGGTAGGAGGAGTAATCATTCTGATTTCTGGCCTGGCGTTACGTGGATTGAAGGAAACATTCCATGAAGATCTAAACTATGTAGAACAGTTGTAA
- a CDS encoding (S)-benzoin forming benzil reductase, translating into MDNILLITGGSRGIGQALVTTYLQKGYKVFSIARSHSSEKHPLLHQISFDLSASHGFGTLFKNLFREIEEAQTASILLINNAAALPIGKIDTLTQEHIQQATHVNLTAPLLLTSLFIQHTQGWKCDKKIINISSGAAHKPYYGWTIYCSTKAALDMLTRTVAIEQSTVENGVKILSISPGVVDTGMQSAIRESAREDFKDIDRFIELKNTNALAEPADVANQIYQVAMDTDIENGAILDLRTLSTNT; encoded by the coding sequence ATGGACAATATCTTACTTATCACAGGTGGCAGTCGTGGCATTGGGCAGGCACTGGTAACAACCTACCTACAGAAAGGATATAAAGTTTTTTCAATTGCCAGAAGTCATTCCAGCGAAAAACATCCTCTGTTACACCAGATCTCATTTGATCTGAGTGCATCTCATGGGTTTGGAACACTGTTCAAAAACTTATTTAGAGAGATTGAAGAGGCTCAAACAGCTTCTATTCTCCTGATTAATAATGCAGCGGCCTTACCTATTGGCAAAATTGATACTCTGACACAAGAACATATCCAGCAGGCAACACATGTCAATTTAACAGCCCCCTTACTATTAACTTCTCTGTTTATTCAACACACGCAAGGCTGGAAATGTGACAAGAAAATTATTAACATTTCATCAGGTGCAGCGCATAAGCCTTATTATGGATGGACTATATACTGCTCAACCAAAGCTGCCCTTGATATGTTAACCCGTACTGTAGCCATAGAACAAAGTACAGTAGAAAATGGAGTAAAGATACTATCGATCAGTCCAGGTGTGGTGGATACAGGAATGCAATCCGCTATTCGTGAATCAGCCAGAGAAGACTTTAAAGATATAGATCGTTTTATTGAATTAAAGAATACTAATGCTCTGGCAGAACCTGCTGATGTTGCCAATCAGATTTATCAGGTAGCAATGGATACGGATATAGAGAATGGAGCGATTCTTGATTTACGTACGCTTTCCACAAATACATAA
- a CDS encoding HAMP domain-containing sensor histidine kinase yields the protein MKELLSRIIVGKDPVVESRIAHTRILLTGQVAMVGMFISLFYIIRNLILQLNVSYHYHAILLSLMILVVVLNRKGHHLAAKILFLTTTNFLIFLFSSTASYYTGSFIYFIPIFLAAFVLFGYEERIKAIFFFLLTLFLFILAHLIDLHLVPQVTLSTRKMFESFIVNFFTASFLTMLLINFLIRENYYYTKELIQNEEQLLEKNTQLTKINQELDQFVYSTSHDLRSPLSTILGLLQVMELEKEKENAGYYIDLIRNRVHALDHVIGEILDYAWNQKTGIQQDAINLHALLTEILTNFLQDEKTQKLSIEIEVPPTLEIISDRRRLKIILLNLLSNAIRYHKYDQSKPFIRVSSTIHQNQLEICVEDNGPGIHPDHQEKIFEMFYRASDKTTGSGLGLYIVKETTEKIGGTIHLRSEYGKGSSFMVRLPILQ from the coding sequence ATGAAAGAATTGCTTAGCAGGATTATTGTTGGGAAAGATCCAGTTGTTGAGTCCAGAATTGCACATACCAGAATACTTCTTACAGGTCAGGTGGCAATGGTAGGAATGTTTATCAGTTTATTCTATATCATCCGAAACCTTATCTTACAACTCAATGTCTCTTATCACTATCATGCCATTCTGTTGAGTCTTATGATACTGGTAGTAGTATTGAATAGAAAAGGACATCATTTAGCAGCTAAAATCCTTTTTCTTACCACTACTAATTTCTTAATTTTTCTTTTTTCATCAACAGCATCTTACTATACTGGCAGTTTTATCTACTTTATTCCAATCTTTCTGGCTGCATTTGTCCTTTTTGGCTACGAAGAACGTATCAAAGCAATCTTTTTCTTTTTGTTAACATTATTTCTTTTCATACTAGCCCATCTCATTGATCTTCATTTAGTACCTCAAGTTACTCTTTCGACACGAAAGATGTTTGAGAGTTTTATTGTCAACTTCTTTACAGCTAGTTTTTTGACTATGCTGCTTATCAATTTTCTGATAAGGGAGAATTACTATTACACCAAAGAGCTTATCCAAAACGAAGAACAACTCCTTGAAAAAAACACGCAATTGACAAAGATCAATCAGGAGTTGGATCAATTTGTCTACAGTACTTCACATGACCTACGATCACCCCTAAGCACTATTCTTGGCTTGTTGCAAGTGATGGAACTGGAAAAAGAGAAAGAAAATGCGGGGTATTATATAGATCTGATCAGGAATCGGGTTCATGCATTAGATCATGTGATTGGTGAAATTCTGGATTATGCATGGAATCAGAAAACAGGGATTCAGCAGGATGCCATTAATCTGCATGCCTTATTGACAGAGATACTCACCAATTTCCTGCAGGATGAAAAAACACAAAAACTCAGTATAGAGATTGAGGTACCACCGACACTAGAAATTATTTCAGATAGGAGAAGATTAAAAATTATTCTGCTCAATCTCTTGTCTAATGCTATACGGTATCATAAATATGATCAGTCTAAACCATTTATACGGGTTAGCAGTACTATTCATCAAAATCAACTGGAAATCTGTGTGGAAGATAATGGACCAGGGATACACCCTGATCATCAGGAGAAGATCTTTGAGATGTTTTACAGAGCCAGTGACAAAACTACCGGATCAGGTCTTGGTCTTTATATTGTGAAAGAAACAACAGAAAAAATCGGCGGAACAATCCATCTCAGATCAGAATATGGCAAAGGCTCGTCCTTTATGGTAAGACTACCAATACTGCAATAA
- a CDS encoding transmembrane 220 family protein, with product MRYIGLFFGFIFLLFTYWQFNDPDPVWWVTIYLISAYCSFLVFRARYNLELFAVLAILYISGAVNSWLQMTAWEGFVTEGEGLSMKSVNQELARESAGLVICAVAMLIFLLIGYIKRSNRT from the coding sequence ATGCGTTACATCGGTTTGTTTTTTGGATTTATATTTTTACTATTTACCTACTGGCAATTTAATGATCCTGATCCTGTCTGGTGGGTGACTATCTATCTTATATCTGCCTATTGTTCTTTTCTTGTCTTTCGTGCACGGTATAACCTGGAGCTTTTTGCGGTTTTGGCAATACTGTATATTTCAGGAGCAGTTAATTCCTGGTTACAGATGACTGCCTGGGAAGGTTTTGTGACAGAAGGAGAAGGGCTATCCATGAAAAGTGTGAATCAAGAACTTGCCCGTGAAAGTGCAGGACTAGTAATCTGTGCGGTCGCTATGCTGATATTTTTACTAATAGGGTATATAAAAAGGTCTAATCGTACATAA